The Arachis duranensis cultivar V14167 chromosome 2, aradu.V14167.gnm2.J7QH, whole genome shotgun sequence genome has a window encoding:
- the LOC107475702 gene encoding SPX domain-containing protein 3: protein MKFGKRLKQQIQDSLPEWRDKFLSYKELKKLVKLISAAPTRRNESWRGRNESLEYGKAESDFVYLLDIEIDKFNGFFMEQEEEFVIRHENLKQKIKRVVDLWGPNGIHPSEENYKEEMEKIRKAIVDFHGEMVLLVNYSNINYTGLAKILKKYDKRTGGLLRLPFIQKVLVQPFFTTDIISNLVKECESIIDTVFPAEEAADRAKEAIVVAGEGIFRNTVKALLTMQEIRKGSSTQSPFSLPPLNLPDSDLIQSIQLNAAVPIV, encoded by the exons ATGAAATTTGGTAAGAGGTTGAAGCAACAGATTCAAGATTCCCTCCCCGAATGGAGGGACAAGTTCTTGTCGTACAAAGAactgaagaagcttgtgaagctCATTTCGGCCGCGCCAACGCGGCGAAATGAATCTTGGCGTGGCCGAAATGAGTCTTTGGAGTATGGCAAGGCTGAGTCTGATTTTGTGTACTTGTTGGATATTGAGATTGACAAGTTCAATGGCTTCTTCATGgagcaagaagaagagtttGTTATTCGCCATGAG AACTTAAAACAGAAGATAAAGAGAGTGGTTGATTTATGGGGACCAAATGGCATTCACCCTTCAGAAGAGAATTACAAGGAGGAGATGGAAAAAATCAGAAAAGCAATTGTTGATTTCCATGGTGAAATGGTTCTCTTAGTAAACTACAGCAACATCAATTACACag GGCTGGCTAAGATTCTGAAAAAATATGACAAGAGAACAGGAGGACTATTGCGTTTGCCATTCATTCAGAAAGTTTTGGTGCAACCCTTTTTCACAACTGATATAATCTCAAACCTAGTGAAGGAATGTGAGAGCATAATTGACACAGTGTTCCCAGCAGAGGAAGCAGCTGATAGAGCAAAAGAAGCCATTGTTGTGGCAGGGGAAGGTATTTTCAGGAACACTGTTAAGGCTTTGCTTACAATGCAAGAAATAAGAAAAGGGAGTTCCACTCAGAGTCCTTTTTCTTTGCCTCCTCTTAATTTGCCGGATTCTGATCTCATCCAATCAATACAACTCAATGCTGCAGTTCCAATTGTGTAG